A genomic region of Burkholderia humptydooensis contains the following coding sequences:
- a CDS encoding LLM class flavin-dependent oxidoreductase encodes MTTRTGHLHLGAFLYPTGHHIAAWRHPGSQADAGVDFRHYVRLAQAAEAAKFDLVFLADGVGTRGDDVEFLSRTAHSYVAQFEPLTLLAALAAVTERIGLVGTASTSFNEPFHIARKFASLDHISGGRAGWNLVTSSSAHEARNFNRDAHFDHGERYARAEEFADVVRGLWDSWDDDAFVRDRASGRFFDPDKRQVLDHRGRFFQVRGPLNVARAPQGHPVVVQAGSSPAGTRLAARTAEVIFTAQQTLDDAIAFYADVKGQLAAFGRDPDTLKIMPGVFPVVGRTESEAKEKFDALQALIDPKVGLALVSGLTGGVDLSAYPLDGPIPPLPETNASKSRQTLTLELARRENLTIRELYLRIAGARGHWQLVGTQEQIVDALEERFVRYGADGYNVMAPTLPGGLDDFIELVLPELRRRGLFRSEYAGRTLRDHLGLQRPAWRTFAAPAA; translated from the coding sequence ATGACGACCCGTACCGGCCACCTGCACCTTGGCGCGTTCCTGTATCCGACCGGCCATCACATCGCCGCATGGCGCCACCCTGGGTCACAGGCGGATGCCGGCGTCGACTTTCGTCACTACGTGCGGCTTGCGCAGGCGGCCGAGGCCGCGAAGTTCGATCTCGTGTTTCTCGCGGACGGCGTCGGCACGCGCGGCGACGACGTCGAGTTCCTGAGCCGCACCGCGCACAGCTACGTCGCGCAGTTCGAACCGCTGACGCTGCTGGCCGCGCTCGCGGCCGTCACCGAACGCATCGGCCTCGTCGGTACCGCATCGACGAGCTTCAACGAGCCGTTCCACATCGCGCGCAAGTTCGCGTCGCTCGATCACATCAGCGGCGGCCGCGCAGGATGGAACCTCGTCACGTCGTCGAGCGCGCACGAAGCGCGCAACTTCAACCGCGACGCGCATTTCGATCATGGCGAACGCTATGCACGCGCGGAGGAGTTTGCCGACGTCGTGCGCGGGCTGTGGGACAGTTGGGACGACGACGCGTTCGTGCGCGATCGCGCAAGCGGCCGCTTCTTCGATCCCGACAAACGCCAGGTGCTCGATCATCGCGGCCGCTTCTTTCAGGTGCGCGGGCCGCTGAACGTCGCGCGCGCGCCGCAGGGGCATCCGGTTGTCGTGCAGGCCGGTTCGTCGCCGGCCGGCACGCGGCTGGCCGCGCGTACGGCCGAGGTGATCTTCACCGCCCAGCAGACGCTCGACGACGCGATTGCGTTCTACGCGGACGTGAAGGGCCAGCTCGCCGCGTTCGGCCGCGACCCCGACACGCTGAAGATCATGCCGGGCGTCTTTCCGGTGGTCGGCCGCACCGAAAGCGAAGCGAAGGAGAAATTCGACGCGCTGCAGGCGCTGATCGACCCGAAGGTCGGGCTCGCGCTCGTGTCCGGCCTGACGGGCGGCGTCGATCTGTCCGCGTATCCGCTCGACGGCCCGATCCCGCCGCTGCCGGAAACCAATGCGAGCAAGAGCCGGCAGACGCTGACGCTCGAACTCGCGCGCCGCGAGAACCTGACGATACGCGAACTCTATCTGCGCATCGCGGGTGCGCGCGGTCACTGGCAGCTCGTCGGCACGCAGGAGCAGATCGTCGACGCGCTCGAGGAACGGTTCGTGCGTTACGGCGCGGACGGCTACAACGTGATGGCGCCGACCTTGCCCGGCGGCCTCGACGATTTCATCGAACTTGTGCTACCCGAACTGCGGCGTCGCGGGCTGTTTCGCAGCGAGTACGCCGGTCGCACGCTGCGCGATCATCTCGGACTGCAGCGGCCCGCGTGGCGCACGTTCGCCGCGCCGGCCGCCTGA
- a CDS encoding FecR domain-containing protein, translated as MAVPSSSSAAESGVQADFESLEQAANWYALLHADGGSGEHRPAWAQWLAERPEHRRAWAHVEAVSLRFEPLRGESAAERNAAAAAVHVSSTRAASRRHVLGSLAALAGTGLAGWLAWHFTPLPERIVALRSDYRTGIGERRDVQLADGTRVWLNANSAFDVHYDDTRRLLTLTMGEILIDTAKDRQGRPFFVDTPNGRMQALGTRFTVRQSDTHTLLAVFNGRVEIRNRAGHVEIVPAGQQRQFTAEAILAPERADPAREAWSRGVILADDVTLGALIAELDRYQHGHIGVDPSVAGIRVVGRFPADNPGRMLAMLERDLPIRVRRTLPWWVTIDAR; from the coding sequence ATGGCTGTCCCGTCGTCCTCGTCCGCTGCCGAATCCGGCGTCCAGGCGGATTTCGAAAGTCTCGAACAAGCTGCCAACTGGTATGCGCTCCTGCATGCCGATGGCGGAAGCGGCGAGCATCGCCCCGCGTGGGCGCAGTGGCTGGCGGAGCGGCCGGAGCATCGGCGTGCGTGGGCGCATGTCGAAGCGGTCAGCCTCCGGTTTGAGCCGCTGAGAGGCGAGAGCGCAGCCGAGCGCAATGCCGCCGCGGCGGCCGTGCATGTTTCCTCGACGCGCGCGGCGAGCCGGCGCCATGTGCTGGGCAGTCTCGCGGCGCTGGCCGGAACCGGTCTCGCCGGATGGCTCGCATGGCATTTCACGCCGCTGCCGGAGCGCATCGTCGCGTTGCGATCGGACTACCGTACCGGGATCGGCGAGCGGCGGGACGTGCAGCTCGCCGACGGCACGCGCGTCTGGCTGAACGCGAACAGCGCGTTCGATGTTCACTACGACGATACGCGGCGTCTGCTGACGTTGACGATGGGCGAAATCCTCATCGATACGGCCAAGGACCGCCAGGGGCGGCCATTCTTCGTCGACACGCCGAACGGCCGGATGCAGGCGTTGGGCACCCGGTTCACTGTACGTCAGTCCGACACGCACACGCTGCTGGCCGTGTTCAACGGCCGTGTCGAGATTCGCAACCGGGCCGGTCATGTCGAAATCGTGCCGGCCGGACAGCAGCGGCAGTTCACGGCGGAGGCGATCCTCGCGCCGGAGCGGGCCGATCCGGCACGCGAAGCGTGGTCGCGCGGCGTGATCCTGGCTGACGACGTTACGCTCGGTGCGCTGATCGCCGAGCTGGATCGCTATCAGCACGGGCACATCGGCGTCGATCCGTCGGTGGCGGGCATTCGTGTGGTAGGCCGTTTTCCGGCCGACAACCCCGGCCGGATGCTCGCGATGCTCGAACGCGATCTGCCGATCCGGGTACGTCGCACGTTGCCGTGGTGGGTCACAATCGACGCCCGGTGA
- the bfr gene encoding bacterioferritin — MKGDKNVIDYLNAQLKNELTAINQYFLHARMYRHWQLNKLGKHEYEESIDEMKHADALIERIFMLDGLPNLQDLHKLLIGEHTEEILECDLKLERVAQATCKEGIAYCESVQDYVSREILENILDGTEEHIDWLETQLELVQKVGIQNYLQSGMTSLDS; from the coding sequence ATGAAAGGCGACAAGAATGTCATCGATTATCTGAACGCTCAACTCAAGAACGAGCTGACGGCGATCAACCAGTATTTCCTGCACGCTCGTATGTATCGTCATTGGCAGCTCAACAAGCTGGGCAAGCATGAATATGAGGAATCGATCGACGAGATGAAACATGCGGACGCACTCATCGAGCGCATATTCATGCTCGACGGATTGCCGAATCTTCAGGATCTGCACAAACTTCTCATCGGCGAACACACGGAAGAGATTCTCGAATGCGACCTGAAGCTCGAGCGGGTTGCACAGGCAACCTGCAAGGAAGGGATCGCGTACTGCGAATCGGTGCAGGACTACGTGTCGCGCGAAATTCTCGAGAACATTCTCGACGGCACGGAAGAGCACATCGACTGGCTGGAAACGCAGTTGGAACTGGTTCAGAAGGTCGGCATCCAGAACTACCTGCAATCGGGCATGACTTCGCTCGACTCATGA
- the soxC gene encoding sulfite dehydrogenase, which produces MTDSPSRPRRTGRRAALRQLAGGWAAAMLPAGGALASPPPAPLDVPPWTRTPGAPLLSPPYGLPGAHERDVVRRSARTPTLPGAGSSMTPLADLFGDITPNGLVYERHHAGVPDIDAQRHRVVVHGLVREPRIFTLDDLLRFPSESRIHFLECSGNTGSEWNGPSGLPVQFTHGLLSCCEWTGVRLSTLLDETGIDPAAQWLLAEGADGAAMTRSLPLDRILERALVVYAQNGERLRPENGYPVRLIVPGFEGNTNIKWLRRLKLVRAPEMTREETSKYTNLLPNGCARQFVFEMDAKSVITRPSAGHRLASHAYYPISGYAWSGRGRVRAVDVSTDGGRTWRAARLASDVRDRALTRFEADWVWNGEPADLQSRATDDTGYVQPTRAALVAARGVNSQYHYNGIQNWRVGADGEVRNA; this is translated from the coding sequence ATGACCGACTCTCCTTCCCGCCCACGCCGCACCGGCCGACGCGCGGCGCTGCGCCAGCTCGCCGGCGGGTGGGCGGCGGCGATGCTGCCGGCCGGCGGCGCGCTCGCAAGCCCGCCGCCTGCACCGCTGGACGTGCCGCCGTGGACGCGCACGCCCGGCGCACCGTTGCTGTCGCCCCCGTATGGCCTGCCGGGCGCGCACGAACGCGACGTCGTCCGTCGCAGCGCGCGCACGCCGACGCTGCCCGGCGCCGGCTCGTCGATGACGCCGCTCGCCGACCTGTTCGGCGACATCACGCCGAACGGTCTCGTCTACGAGCGCCATCATGCCGGCGTGCCCGACATCGACGCGCAACGCCATCGCGTCGTCGTGCACGGCCTCGTGCGCGAACCGCGCATCTTCACGCTCGACGACCTGCTGCGCTTTCCGTCGGAGTCACGCATTCACTTCCTTGAATGCTCGGGCAATACCGGCAGCGAATGGAACGGCCCGAGCGGGCTGCCCGTCCAGTTCACGCACGGGCTGCTGTCGTGCTGCGAATGGACGGGCGTGCGGCTGTCGACGCTGCTCGACGAAACGGGCATCGACCCGGCCGCGCAGTGGCTGCTTGCCGAAGGCGCGGACGGCGCGGCGATGACCCGCAGCCTGCCGCTCGACCGGATTCTCGAACGCGCGCTCGTCGTCTATGCGCAGAACGGCGAGCGGCTGCGCCCCGAGAACGGCTATCCGGTGCGGCTGATCGTGCCGGGTTTCGAAGGCAACACGAACATCAAGTGGCTGCGGCGGCTGAAGCTGGTGCGCGCGCCGGAGATGACGCGCGAGGAAACGTCGAAATACACGAACCTGCTGCCGAACGGCTGCGCACGCCAGTTCGTATTCGAGATGGACGCGAAATCGGTAATCACGCGCCCGTCGGCCGGCCACCGGCTCGCGTCGCACGCCTATTACCCGATCAGCGGCTATGCGTGGTCGGGGCGCGGTCGGGTTCGCGCGGTCGACGTCTCGACCGACGGCGGTCGCACCTGGCGCGCCGCGCGGCTTGCGAGCGACGTGCGCGATCGCGCGCTGACGCGCTTCGAAGCGGACTGGGTCTGGAACGGCGAGCCGGCCGACCTGCAAAGCCGCGCGACCGACGATACGGGCTACGTCCAGCCGACCCGGGCCGCGCTCGTCGCCGCACGCGGCGTCAACTCGCAATACCACTACAACGGCATCCAGAACTGGCGCGTCGGCGCGGACGGCGAGGTGCGCAATGCGTAA
- a CDS encoding ABC transporter permease, with amino-acid sequence MSAIDPVLPPLPPVRAEYVHALDTPPAAERATPAPLLRRIVGASGFRRAAIALVLIAAWEIVARIVANDLLVPTFGATLAAFVQGIASGELLVKTGISISVLLRGYALGVLFAFVLTSLAVSTRIGRDVLSMLTSMFNPLPSIALLPIALLWFGLGTGSLLFVLVHAVLWPLALSMYTGFAGVPATLKMAGRNYGLTGLRQIALILVPAALPSILSGLRVGWAFAWRTLIAAELVFGASAGQGGLGWYIFQNRNELYTDRVFAGLAAVIVIGLLVEHLVFDTLERVTVRRWGIQH; translated from the coding sequence ATGAGCGCGATCGATCCGGTCCTGCCGCCGCTGCCGCCCGTTCGCGCCGAATACGTGCACGCGCTCGACACACCGCCCGCCGCCGAGCGTGCGACACCCGCGCCGCTGTTGCGTCGGATCGTCGGCGCGAGCGGGTTTCGTCGCGCCGCGATCGCGCTCGTGCTGATCGCCGCGTGGGAAATCGTCGCGCGCATCGTCGCGAACGATCTGCTCGTGCCGACCTTCGGCGCGACGCTGGCCGCGTTCGTGCAAGGCATCGCGTCGGGCGAACTGCTCGTGAAGACGGGTATCTCGATTTCGGTGCTGCTGCGCGGCTATGCGCTCGGCGTGCTGTTCGCGTTCGTGCTGACGTCGCTCGCGGTGTCGACGCGCATCGGCCGCGACGTGCTGTCGATGCTCACGTCGATGTTCAATCCGCTGCCGTCGATCGCGTTGCTGCCGATCGCACTGCTGTGGTTCGGGCTCGGCACCGGCAGCCTGCTGTTCGTGCTCGTGCACGCGGTGCTGTGGCCGCTCGCGCTCAGCATGTACACGGGTTTCGCCGGCGTGCCGGCCACGCTGAAGATGGCCGGGCGCAACTACGGCCTCACGGGCCTGCGCCAGATCGCGCTGATCCTCGTGCCGGCCGCGCTGCCGTCGATCCTGTCGGGGCTGCGCGTCGGCTGGGCATTCGCGTGGCGCACGCTGATCGCGGCGGAGCTCGTGTTCGGCGCGAGCGCGGGGCAGGGCGGACTCGGCTGGTACATCTTCCAGAACCGCAACGAGCTGTATACCGACCGCGTGTTCGCGGGCCTCGCGGCCGTCATCGTGATCGGCCTGCTCGTCGAGCACCTCGTGTTCGATACGCTCGAACGCGTGACCGTGCGCCGCTGGGGCATCCAGCACTGA
- a CDS encoding c-type cytochrome, translated as MRKTIARRLASLAIASGTIGAIAPPALPAFGAGFGLGQPVDRAALAAWDIDVAPDGSGLPRGAGTVARGAHVFADKCAMCHGTGGQGGIGDPLVGGIGSLAGAKPKKTVGSYWPYATTLFDYIRRAMPYNAPQSLSADEVYAVTAYVLRLNGIVPDDATLDARTLPRVKMPNRDGFVPDPRPGQL; from the coding sequence ATGCGTAAGACGATTGCGCGACGGCTCGCGTCGCTCGCGATTGCGTCGGGAACGATCGGCGCAATCGCGCCGCCAGCGTTGCCCGCGTTCGGCGCAGGCTTCGGCCTGGGTCAGCCGGTCGACCGCGCGGCGCTCGCCGCATGGGACATCGACGTGGCGCCCGACGGCAGCGGCCTGCCACGCGGTGCGGGCACGGTCGCGCGCGGCGCGCACGTGTTCGCGGACAAGTGCGCGATGTGTCATGGCACCGGCGGCCAGGGTGGTATCGGCGATCCGCTTGTCGGCGGCATCGGCTCGCTCGCCGGTGCGAAGCCGAAGAAGACGGTCGGCAGCTACTGGCCGTATGCGACGACGCTGTTCGATTACATCCGCCGTGCGATGCCGTACAACGCGCCGCAATCGCTGAGCGCGGACGAAGTCTATGCGGTCACCGCGTACGTGCTGCGCCTGAACGGCATCGTGCCCGACGACGCAACGCTCGACGCACGCACGCTGCCGCGCGTGAAGATGCCGAACCGCGACGGCTTCGTGCCCGACCCGCGGCCGGGACAGCTGTGA
- a CDS encoding LLM class flavin-dependent oxidoreductase, with protein MTDTSVAAQADAPLAPTPFVNVRSPADFPDSPVSRVLAQPLMLGLFLPIQAGGWSASTLPRSTDWTFDYNADLVARAEALGFDLVFALSQWLPKGGYGGVFDGQALDSFMTLAALTARTERIILVATSHVLYGPWHPLHFAKFTATLDHISHGRWGINVVTGHRAIEHEMFGWNRIEHDRRYEMAAEFVDAVSQLWAQPDNFSYAPALSSWRLSSAFVTPKPRYGRPLLINATGSDAGIDFAARYSDIVFITSPAGPDVDLALDALPAHTARVKAAAAERGRTIRTLLNPLVICRETTAEARAYRDAIVAHADEGSFHRFDSDAHAWRGGFEQRAQAAARAIGGNISITGSPEEVADYIVRLHRAGIDGIQLSFYDFKPDLDFFGARVLPLLRDAGLRR; from the coding sequence TTGACCGACACCTCCGTCGCCGCCCAGGCCGATGCACCGCTCGCGCCAACGCCGTTCGTCAACGTCCGTTCACCGGCCGATTTCCCCGACAGCCCCGTGTCGCGCGTGCTCGCGCAGCCGCTGATGCTCGGGCTGTTCCTGCCGATCCAGGCCGGCGGCTGGAGCGCATCGACGCTGCCGCGCTCGACCGACTGGACGTTCGACTACAACGCCGACCTGGTCGCGCGCGCCGAAGCACTCGGTTTCGATCTCGTGTTCGCGCTGTCGCAGTGGCTGCCGAAAGGCGGCTACGGCGGCGTGTTCGACGGCCAGGCGCTCGACTCGTTCATGACACTGGCGGCGCTCACGGCGCGCACGGAACGAATCATCCTCGTCGCGACGAGCCACGTGCTCTACGGTCCGTGGCATCCGCTGCATTTCGCGAAGTTCACGGCGACGCTCGATCACATCTCGCACGGACGCTGGGGCATCAACGTCGTGACCGGCCACCGCGCGATCGAGCACGAGATGTTCGGCTGGAACCGGATCGAGCACGACCGGCGCTACGAGATGGCGGCGGAATTCGTCGACGCGGTCAGTCAGTTGTGGGCGCAACCGGACAACTTCAGCTACGCGCCCGCGCTGTCGAGCTGGCGGCTCTCCAGCGCGTTCGTCACGCCGAAGCCACGCTACGGCCGCCCGCTCCTGATCAACGCGACGGGCTCCGACGCGGGCATCGATTTCGCGGCCCGCTATTCGGACATCGTGTTCATCACGAGCCCGGCCGGCCCGGACGTCGATCTCGCGCTCGACGCGCTGCCCGCGCATACGGCCCGAGTCAAGGCAGCAGCCGCCGAGCGTGGCCGGACGATCCGCACGCTGCTCAATCCGCTCGTGATCTGCCGCGAGACGACGGCCGAAGCACGCGCATACCGCGACGCGATCGTCGCGCATGCGGACGAAGGCAGCTTCCATCGCTTCGACAGCGACGCGCATGCGTGGCGCGGCGGCTTCGAACAACGCGCACAGGCGGCCGCGCGCGCGATCGGCGGCAACATCTCGATCACCGGCTCGCCCGAGGAAGTCGCCGACTACATCGTGCGACTGCATCGGGCCGGCATCGACGGCATCCAGTTGAGCTTCTACGACTTCAAGCCGGATCTCGACTTCTTCGGCGCGCGCGTGCTGCCGCTGCTGCGCGACGCCGGCCTGCGACGCTGA
- a CDS encoding sigma-70 family RNA polymerase sigma factor: protein MSAAQLALHQDVQALYRDHHGWLQGWLRRRLGNAFDAADLAQDAFLRLILKPAPKGFDSDAEARAYLRAMAQGMCIDLFRRRQVEQAWLDALAAQPEPCEPSPEYRAIVIETLMEVGALISRLSDKARDAFVMAQIHGLSTREIAAELGVSDRMVQKYLAQAMLQLALLDAGIKH from the coding sequence ATGTCCGCCGCTCAACTCGCCCTCCACCAGGATGTGCAGGCTCTTTATCGCGACCACCACGGCTGGTTGCAGGGATGGTTGCGCAGGCGGCTGGGTAACGCTTTCGATGCTGCGGACCTTGCCCAGGACGCGTTTCTCCGCCTGATCCTCAAGCCGGCGCCCAAGGGGTTCGACAGCGACGCCGAGGCACGCGCCTACTTGCGTGCGATGGCACAGGGCATGTGCATCGACCTGTTCCGCCGCCGTCAGGTCGAGCAGGCGTGGCTCGACGCGCTTGCCGCCCAGCCGGAACCTTGCGAGCCCTCGCCCGAATATCGCGCGATCGTCATCGAGACGCTGATGGAAGTCGGCGCGCTCATCAGCCGGCTGTCGGATAAAGCGAGGGACGCATTCGTCATGGCGCAGATCCACGGCCTCTCCACTCGCGAGATTGCTGCCGAGCTCGGCGTTTCCGACCGAATGGTGCAGAAGTATCTCGCCCAGGCGATGTTGCAGCTCGCGTTGCTCGACGCCGGCATCAAGCACTGA